One Suncus etruscus isolate mSunEtr1 chromosome 13, mSunEtr1.pri.cur, whole genome shotgun sequence genomic region harbors:
- the LOC126025787 gene encoding cell surface glycoprotein CD200 receptor 1-like produces MEPRSATYKPFKGTDQSNVVLFSILYYTYLTASVGTKVVLFCQPICSDYVILATWGIDLGGKFNCSIAYHPEKNETNSTCHDKGLTWFSRPDQNTSLQIDPVAVSHEGNYSCEIVTLDGNFHHYYHLQVLGKEHHVL; encoded by the exons atggaacccaggtcagccacctacAAG CCCTTTAAAGGAACTGACCAATCAAATGTTGTTCTTTTCTCTATTCTATATTACACTTATCTGACTGCATCTGTGGGTACAAAGGTTGTTCTCTTTTGCCAACCCATCTGCTCAGATTATGTGATATTAGCAACATGGGGAATAGACCTTGGAGGCAAGTTTAACTGCAGCATAGCCTACCACCCAGAGAAAAATGAGACAAACAGCACATGTCATGATAAGGGACTAACCTGGTTCTCCAGACCTGACCAGAATACATCCCTTCAGATTGATCCAGTGGCTGTCAGTCATGAAGGGAATTATTCTTGTGAAATTGTAACGCTGGATGGGAATTTCCATCATTATTATCACCTCCAAGTGTTAGGTAAGGAACACCATGTATTGTAG